The DNA region caagtcatcatcaagataaatcatccattttggtggattatggttttcaccttatcaacacctaagttccatcgatattgatgagactgatcggatcaaccaagaatcaaagggtttgttgtgagtcacgagcatgagtcgggttaagaaccatcccaaaggagtgtactaaggataacAAATTGTAGAGCATATTCTAAAgagttcccagagtcttgatcccatctatcggatactctaggttaggatgactgactcatcaacccatggtattcttaagagaaactcgtctgagtgtagtatcatgtaacaactattatcaagtctacacttgaatagtctccgcattacgtcctaaataggcGAAGATGGGTTAAATCTTCcatggtcctcagcttctcggacccccaatttagagaaagtaatgtctatcacgacttactcgtgtgacatcagtatctccaaagaggtctccactgagtgaGGGGTCTCATATCAACTCTTTCATGACTACTCCTTCAaagccaacatgactataccaccctcctatcttaTATTGCACCCAtgtttgggttagaacttatctcatcacacagagatcaccaagcacaacaggTAGAGTATCatacaataatatatacaaacaaacatcaaatacacaaatatatacacataaaaagtaggataaacccactaaggactactccccaacagagtcgccacttaattcctgtagcggtaaattcatgaccatcaagctacggataaacttaacatcaataaaacaagagtctccaccacgcttttattgtttccaaaggaaagggcaaaagtacgaaaaaaaacccaaagatgataagttttcaaatcaaaactaaaaaaaatgttagagattacaggtaagggggttggttacacagagggaaggtgttagcacccagagtgtcttaggtactcctagagtgcccttttttatgtgcaagtgatttggtataaatgatgtttggtAAAATATAGATTGAGAGGATAAGGAAAGAGTTCATTGAttattttttatgtttgacaataccttcgatcttatgcctacgtaccgacataaaaatgagggataaaaaccccgtagttcgtggtaaaaatttcaaagaagttggtgaattgattttaacaaaagtttaagtgaaaatgaaaaaaaatgccaaagattttaatggggttgttagttttttttgtctttttgaaattaagttcaatatggttaagttcatttacaagattgatttaagaaaaagtttgaaagttcattgacataaggccaaagtttttaatcattaaaacatgtctaagtttgaaaaaaacacaaacaaagaagattttggAAAGAGGGatatattttgaaattaaagaagtgagAGGAAATGAAAggactaccctagacaaaaattaaaaattaagagttgaaaagatctgaccagtgggatgcaatccaacagacaagaatgtcatatagaaacccattttcctttggactttagcaagcaacaagcataagcattatccaagcaaaccatatgaagaccaaggcatcaaataaagatacCCATAAAATCCAAGCAGGCACTCGAATAGCTAGCAATCTTCGATATCTTCTAATGTATCAGAtcaaatattccttgatcaactcaaaacaatcatcagacataaacaataataatagtataaCAATTAAGTGCAAAGACAAAGTAATAGATGAATCAAGGGCAcccaaggtcttgcatcagatgaaaggtaTAGTCAAAGATAGTCCAGTCTCAAATGAcggcattggccaagtcctttaacATATGGAAGgctgcctaattctaagtccaaaagttcaaaccaaatccaagaattcaccaagatgttttttagggttttctgttgttattaggtgttttaaggtcctaagaccaaaaacaaaaacaaaggcaAGTAAACAATATAcataatcacaagatatggctcaaatgagcaaagtgaaaaggactagaaacataaacaagttacatgaaatgtaaatggcaatgaatgataaagatacttgaaatttaaagtgcattaagtaaatgacttgaaaataaagcaacattaacaaaaagttagtcaaatgttagtgatgagttttaattgattaagtcattatttggagaacactcaaccattcatgCACATGTATGAattcttgaaccaaaacatcactcatgagaagggctccaacttggattaatcaacaagtattccactagctctcatgaatggaaaaaaggtcaagtttccacacaattccatgaagaatgggagacctataatctcacttactagaatgatatgccttgggggataaatttagctctatgttaagcaatcgtaattggacttatgtagaagtcacaaaaaatttagctctatgttaagcaatcgtaattggtcaagtttccacataattccatgaagatgaagagggaagggaaaatagaaacccaaattgatcacagGAGAATTTCATCTGATAAATACTATCCTTTCgttttgggagatgaaatgtacatttcattattcccctaaatccaatggtacTGATCAAACAAtagtcaaatcaaccatgaccaaggccaaacaaaaagtcaaacatcacaagaccctaaaaatggctcaacacaatttttagacaattattcaattaaaaatcaaattaaaatgaattaaaatgcattttgaaatggataaaacctcaaatcctttcaaaacaccaaataaatggccaagagatttatcctaggtaaaacaaggtcaaaggaccttagaaaaaaatttcataatttttggaaagtcagaagtagtttaaaattttaaaaacaagttaaaaaaataattttaattcaaaatatggaagaggaaaatatttaaagatttttggtgaaagtcccatattttttagattaaaaattaaattaatatgaattaaaaaaaatggattaaataaaaaatcggaaattaaatagaaaatggaaaatagaaaaaacaacggtcatcagatctcccttattaattgaggtggcagatctgatggccaagtgAGTACCATCCACCATGTGGCTTAGTCAACGCGCACGCAGGGATGGTATTCAAGATGGAAGGCTAAGATTAGAACGTTTCAAAGAGATTAGATGGCCAGGAGACGcgccaacacatcaccggagtCCTAGATCCGGTtgtcttctctggtggacctcaccggactggtccaccaaCAAAATAAAAAGTGCATACACCATTTTAAAGAAAGAATGCacaggagctcgaatctggcctcaatttcttccaattccaagtatattgaaagatacatggatttgaaatttgaggtgcatgatctgagttgcttcaatttgacctcaaagcaactaaatcttgtttcctacattggtaggacttcaactaatcaaaaatcaatcaaaatagttgagaattGAGGGggaatcgaagaagagaaaattgagaaaattcaccttctgttgggtactgatgaagctcgatctggatcTCAATTGGCTTGGCTTGCTTCTAATTGTTTGCAAGAGGTGAAATGGAAGTTCGaatggcttggactcttggagtttcaacttcaaaacagaagggaaattgaaacttgattttcaaatgaataccttcaagattatcctttaatggaggtaAGGGTGTTTGCAGTTCAAACCCTTGCAtgttgaatttgacatttatcaacGAATCAAAGTTAGATAAGATATCTTGATATTGATAATGAAACTTTTATGTCctttatatcataaaaattgatcaagttatgctccttggaagttgacctcctaactagggcacagacaaaatgacctataatctttcaccataaaaatgaatttccaagaaaaTATAGCTCTCAATGCCAACATGAGATTTttttgtaatgtcataaagagtaacttttatcttggaatcattttcatatgacaaacatttaggagatagggtctagggaagcctagttttgaccagttgaccTTCTCTGGTCAGCTTCTTTGAACCAACTTACAAACATGAAGTTCTCTTAATCTTTAGGGATCATGTAGGATCATATATGATTGAGACAATGTATAatgaattatcccttgaaatatttgatcaattagtgaggaaacttgttgaggaagtcacacacgatacccaaatgaattagggcttcgaagacaaacaagctttaaactcttgatgGATTCTTGATCAAGTTGACAAATAAggaacatggggatccatatatgattcttagaaccaatgtgaacctttCCTGGATTGATCTCTTtccatgagggtctcaaaccctaattgtgaACTTGGTGAGGCACAGATGGACACACACTCTACCTACAAAAAAAATAAAGCTACACTAGTCATATTTTTGacattttggttagtaaaaaaataaaaacaaattatgatacaatcaaaagttcttggtgacctctcctaatgcaaacccaattaaataggggtaaggaggatgccaaggtttgatcccaaagccaatacaaatgatgagatagcatgagggatcttagggtcaaaattagggtcttacactagtaaccggtaaaaggtaatttacttctttgttTTTCTCCAGCGGATTCATTTCTTTTCGTTTCCCCAGCaaatttatccttgatatgttcatcttaatcgatgacggatatgCTTCCTGCctggtattctacctagtaactggtagttgtaattcctTCTTTCCCCAaaagagtttatccttgatatgttcactttaaccagtgacatatTTTCTCTTTCTTCGGTATTCTACTCattaaaaaggtagttgtaattaCTTCTTGTGGTATTCTGGTCTGTAATGGTAGATATAAATCATAttctcccctctgagtctatccttgatatgttcactttaaccagtgacatattttctcttgctttagtattctatccagtaacaggtagttgtaacTCCTATTTTTCccccggcagtctatccttgatatgttcatcctaacccgtaacggatattcttccctttgagtttatccttgatatgtttatcttaaccggtgacggatactctctctttggtattctgCCCATTAgcaggtagttgtaaatcctatttggtttattttctccagtaggttattcttacccaataaccggtaatgaatGTGCCTCATTTTTCTCAGCGActcatccttgatatgtttaccctaaccggtaacggatgtccctctgtctgagtgtattatcttcttacccagtaaccgatagtaGATAATGTATCTCTTTTACTCATGCATTGAattttttcttccccagttgagtttgatttCGTATTTTCTTTGAGAAATCGATTTCCCTTTTGTGTTTCAGTCTTGTCCTGATTTACGCAATTTCCCATCAGATGTTTCTTGTTGTATTGGTATTATCCCAATACATGCATATTTTCTTTTTTCCCCAATCGATTCTTTTAATTGATTTATCTTCATGGAACATCCCCTCGTGTCgccagcagttttcaagtcgtagcctggcctacgcgtAGCTTTTTATCCTCCAGAGTGTTCGTCTCCTCAGTGagctttccttatggaatgcattatgctcctatggattttcagtctctctggattcttttcctttatggcaatatactccccacaaagattattttaacattcatatcatatgcatcatgaggtctcttaggtaccaaaatttgtttcttgatgttgttatttaagtccattctatGAATGttgactctactggggaaaatccCTAACAACGGTTGGGAAATTACAAATTTTGATGAATCAAAATGAGTAAGTTTTCAAAAGATACTTATGATGTGATGTCACGTATGCAAGATGTCGATGCATGTTCGGGCTGCTGTAGAGGAATTATGCAAATGCAAGGTTTGCAAGTTGTACCAAGTATGATTGAGCTTTGTAGGGAAATGTGTTGACTTCACGATACCGGAAAATTGGAAATTCTGATATCCAAGAAAGAACTAGGCGCAATAGCTAAGGATTTCAGTCGGGGAAGAATTTGATTGACCAAGTCCACGGGACTGTATGGCTTTTTTGGGCGGGGATACCAAACATGTTTTTGGTTACCTTAGATACTTATGAAAGAGAAGTAATTTGATATTGTTTCCCTTAAAGTTTTTGTTTGATAAAGGTTGCTTTTATCAAGAAATTTCTGACGTGATATCATTTTGAGAAAAAGTCATATTTCACAAACAAAGCAGAAAAAAGTGAAAATATTGAGTATAATATATGGAACTGATTTTATTGATAAAATTGTCCCAAAAATGGGTGATTTCGTACACAGGAGGCAATTCCTAAAAGTGGTGATTGCAAAAAGCAATTGATAAACTATAATGGCAATGAAATATCTCGACTTTCCACCAAATTCCAACTCTGTTATATTTTTTATGTCTTTGGTCGTCCTTTGATCTTTCTTTCAGGAAGAGAGTGACTATATTGACTTGCTAGGGAAGCCACATGGATTGAATCACTGAGGAGTGAAGAATGATTCTTTGCGTGATGCAGCCTCTCGTTTTTTATgtatccctaattttttcctagaccgtcctttcgggtttttagtctatcgggatacccatttttgcataagtttccctTTGGGGTTTTCAACTTATCAAGTTTTCTCTTTTTTTTAGGTGTAGTATTTTTTGATTGCATCCGCGTTTACGggggatggaagatcttcaccatccatagttgcaaggatTAAGGCTCCTCTAGAGAAGACCTTTCttacaacgtatgggccttcGTAGTTTGGCGTCCATTTGAACCTTGAGTCGGTGTTAATGGGCAGAATCTTCTTGAATACAAGGTCTCCAGCGTTGAGGCTGCAGGGAAAGAATTTCTTGTCATGTGCCCTCCTTATGTGCTTTTGGTAAAGTTGGCTATGGTAGATGGCTTCCAAGCacttctcatcaatgaggttcaGCTAGTCAAATCGGACTTGCACCCACTCAGCTTCACCAAGCTTGACATCgatcaaaatccttaaggaagTAATCTCTACTTCAATAAGCGAGACTGCATCCATGCCATACACGAGAGAGAAGGGAGTTTCCCTAGTGGAAGTACGCACTGAGGCACGATTGCCATGTAATGTGAACGAgagcatttcgtgccaatctttgtaggtttccaccatcttttgcacgatcttcttgatatttttgttagctgcctcgacaacaccattcatcttgggcctatAGGGCGATGAGTTGTGGTGTCTGATTTTGAAGCTTCGACACTTatctttcatcatcttgttattgaggttagatccattatcagtaatgatcttgtttgGAACCCCATAACaacaaatgatttctttcctTATGAACCAAGCCACCACTTGTCTTGTAACATTGGCGTATGAGACCGCTTTCACCCATTTAGTGAAAGAGTCAATGGCTACAAGGATGAAGCGGTGTCCTTTCGAGGAAGTTGGATCTATGTGTCCGATTacgtcaatgccccacatggaaaaaggccaaggtgatgttaggaCATTGAGTGGCATTGGTGGCACATGGATCTTGTCGATgtagatctggcatttatgacatgTTTAGACGTCGCGGTGACAATCAACCTCCATAGTCATCCAAAAGTAACCAACCTCCAAGATCTTTTCACCATGGTGTGTCCACTAGAATGCATCCCAAAAGATGCTTCATGGATTTCCATTATAATCTAGTTTGCTTCTTGCTTGTTCATACATAGTAGCAAAACcgaatcataatttctcttgtatagtaccCCTTCACTTAAGAAGAACTTGCAAGACAATTTTTGAAGATACTTCTTATCGGTGATGGATGCTTCCTTAAGGTATTTTTGGCTCTCTAAGAATCTCatgatgtcatagaaccaaggatAACCGTATGCTTTATCTTCGACCGCCAAACAGTAAGCAGGCTCGTCCAAGTAGTCGAGGTGAAATGAgggtgcttcattcttccatttgaccttaaacatggatgaCAAAGTTGACAATGAATCGACTATCTTATTCTCCTCTCTAGGAATGTGGTGGAATGTAAACTTGTCAAAGTAAGGGATCAGTTTCAGGACATGCTCCTTGAGAGGGATGAGCTTGTGATCTCTTGTGtcccaatctcctttgacttggctaacaaccaaggctgaatctccgtTTACTTCAacaattttgatcctaagatcaaaTACAACTTCAACGCCGAAGATACAGGCCATGTAGTCcgccatattgtttgtacattcaaaacaCAATCTTACGATGAAGGGGAGGTGGAAACTAGTTAGGGAGGTGATGAATGCCCCAATGCCATTGCCATGAGCGTTAtaagctccatcaaataccaaGGTCCATCGGGATCCAGGCTCGGGTCCTTCCTCGGGTTCAGGGATGTTGTAGTCTTAGATGAGCATGATGTCCTTGTCGGGGAATTCGAAACGAAAGATAGTCTTCCAAGGGCTGATgtgcaagatagtctgacaatacactccctttgatggccttttgagtgacatgttggatGCCGTACTCAGTCAAAGCTATTTGCCAATGGGCTACTGTACCAGTTAGAGCAGGCATCTCGAAGATATATATGATAAgatccatcttggatattaaTAGTGTTGTATGAGTGAGCATGTATTGTCTTAAGCGTTTGGAGGCCCAAACTAGTGCACAACAAGACTTTTCAAGCATCAAATATCCACTATCgcaatcggtgaacttcttgcttaagtagtatattgcatgtTCTTTCCTATCAATCTCATCATGTTGGCCGAGGACGTATCCCATGGATCCTTCGAGGACGATAAGGTACATTATTAACAGTCTTCCAGGCATAAGAGGTATTAAAACAGGAGGTTCTTGTAAGTACTCCTTTATCTTCTCAcaagctttttggcaatcttcgtTCCAAATGACAGTTTGATCCTTTCAAAGAagtttgaaaattggctcacaaGTGGCCGtaaggtgagatatgaacctGGCGATGTAGTTCAATTTACCTCGGAATTCCTTCTCGGTTTTGGGGGGAGATATAGCTTGTATACCCTTCACTTTTTCAGGATCCACCTCAATGCCACGTTGGCTGATGATAAAACCTAGAAATTTTCCAAATAttaccccaaatgtgcatttattGGGATTAAGCCTCAATTTGAACTTTCTTAGCCTCTCATATAGCTTACCAAATTAACGAGGTGTTCCTCTTCGGTTTGAGATTTGGCTATCATATCGTCAACGTAGACCTCAATCTCTCTAggaatcatatcatgaaagagagtgaCCATGGCTCATTGGTATGTTGCATCAACGTTCTTTAATCCGGAAGGCATGaccttgtagcagaaggttccccatggggttatgaaagtggttttctccatatcatcttGAGCCATTCGGATCTGGTTGTTACCGGAGAAACCATTCATAAAGGAGAACACAGAGAACTGAGCGGTGTTGTCCACTAGCACGCCAATGTAGGGTAGTGAGAATTCGTCTTTGGTACTTGCTCTATTTATATCTCTATAATACACACACATTCTTACTTTGTCAACCTTCTTGGGCATAGGCACAATGTTGGAAATCCATTGGGGGTAATTGGAGAGTGATAGAAAGTCGGTGTTGAGTCGTTTTTGtacttcctccttgatcttcataGCCATGTCAGGACGAGTCCTTTGTAGCTTTTGCTTCACAGGAGGGAACTCTTCTCTAAGAGGTACACAATGGACCATGATGTCAGTATCGAGGCCGAGAATGTCTTGGTCTGACCATGCGAACACATCCATGTAATCCTTCAACAGCTTGATCAACTTTGCCTTGACTTCTTCTTGTAAGGCCGAGCCTACTCCGACTTCCTTAGCTTCCTCGCTTGTTCCAAGGTTGACCACCTCAACATATTCTTCATGCGGCTGGATGATCTTTGACTCTTGCTTGAGAAGTCTTGCCAATTCTCCGGGGAGCTCGCAATCTTCATCATAATCCTCGTTGTTGTGATTAATCGGGCTATCAAAGTCATATTGGACTATAGCAGAATTGTCGTTGGTGGCTGTCAAGGGTGATCTGCACGATTTAGGGTTCATGCTTTTATTGATATTGAAGGaagaaaaatgatttgaaaaagAATTTTACGGAAAAAGAATATTGccattttttaaaaattgaaataaataaacgaaagacaaggatcacaatATTGAATGTGAAATGTGAATTTTTCATTAATGATGATAAAAAGGGAAATTCATTGAGGCCCTACAAATGATTCCCCCAAGCCTTGGGCTTGACATGGGTTCTTTTGATTAAAAAGGGAAAACAACAAGGAAAGTTACATCTTAATCATGGTTACTTTAGATACTTCCATCACAGTCCATTTGGTAGCACCCCTTCCTTTGGTATTCATGAAGATCAATCTGGCATCTTCTTCCTCATCTTACTCCAAAGCACATACATGATTGTCAACAAGGTGACCAACACTTGAGAAATATTCTGATAACGGGAGCACTTGTCTCTCCTTCGCTATTGGCGGCGTCTTCTTCAAATTTTGGGAGTTGTATCCCAATCTCAAGCAATCCTTATTGTTTGGTAACTCAAGCATTCTTCCCCGCCCTTAGGGGTTTTCGTTCTTTATGATAGTCAAGGCATCTTGGAGAGAAGCCATCAGAAATTCAGCATTCTTTGATGCATCCCTCACCGGGCAAACCATCTCGACGTTGATAACTTCAAACGAATGAAATGGGATTTCCTTCATTTCTCCTTCTTCTTTAACGTAATGGAAAGATGCAAGATGACTCACCATAATATCCTCCTCAGCTTCCAGGACCACCAGTTTATCGTCAATAAAAAATTTCAACCTTTGGTGGAGCACTGAAATAACGACTTCGGCTGagtgaatccatggccttccaagTAGACAACTGTAAGTCGGATGGACGTCCATGACAAATAAAGTGATGAAGAAGGTGTGGGGTCCAATCTTTATAGGTAGATCTACTTCACTGATCACGGTCCTCCTTGACCCATCAAATGCTCTCACCACAAGCTCACTTGGTTTCTTTGTAAGTCCTTCAATGATTAACTTATCAAGGGAGACCTTGGGCATCACATTGAGAGAAGATCCAGTGTTCACCAAGACTCTGAATAGAACTATGTCTACGAACTCATTAGACATATGGAGAGCTTTGTTGTAATTTCTTCCCTTGGAGGGGAGCTCCTCGTCACTAAAACCCAAGCTTAGACTAGTGGATATGTTGTTAACCACTCCTTCAAACTGGCACACTGAAATCTCTTATGGTACATGGGTCTCTTTCAAGAATTTCAC from Lathyrus oleraceus cultivar Zhongwan6 chromosome 1, CAAS_Psat_ZW6_1.0, whole genome shotgun sequence includes:
- the LOC127101103 gene encoding uncharacterized protein LOC127101103, which translates into the protein MADYMACIFGVEVVFDLRIKIVEVNGDSALVVSQVKGDWDTRDHKLIPLKEHVLKLIPYFDKFTFHHIPREENKIVDSLSTLSSMFKVKWKNEAPSFHLDYLDEPAYCLAVEDKAYGYPWFYDIMRFLESQKYLKEASITDKKYLQKLSCKFFLSEGVLYKRNYDSVLLLCMNKQEAN